One window of the Chelonoidis abingdonii isolate Lonesome George chromosome 3, CheloAbing_2.0, whole genome shotgun sequence genome contains the following:
- the LOC116828189 gene encoding LOW QUALITY PROTEIN: uncharacterized protein LOC116828189 (The sequence of the model RefSeq protein was modified relative to this genomic sequence to represent the inferred CDS: substituted 2 bases at 2 genomic stop codons) — MEKQEEMQVWTQGKRPGVKRYIERHQHKDAYCGWWGSHKSGRTKTKLRVTPITTGTWNVHTLLDNITADRPERRTALVAKELTRYNIDIAALSETRLAKEGHLSESGGVYIFFWSGRSSDERRESGVGFAIKNHLVWKLASPHKGVNDRLMTMQLPLQKGKQATLISAYAPTMTNPENVKDKFYEELEALLSSVHGTDKLILLGDFNARVRXDAAAWEGVIGKNNGLLLLKTCAAHDLLITNTVFRLPTRNRTSWMHPHSKHWHLINYVIIRRRDRQDVRVTKALCGADCWMDHRLIVFKMKFVEDLKNELADLRNEDDAEKDWERFRNTVHIASSKGSILHEFRDVSIVHLYKRKGNRQVRDNHRGISLLSTVGKVLARVLLNRLITHPEQGLLPEPQCGFGKGRGPIDMIFAARQLQEKCQEQNRELYTTFVDLTKAFDSVSGQGLWRIMSKFGCPDRFIRMVRQFHHSMMARVLDDGETSEAFPVTNGVKQGCVLAPTLFSMIFSAILTDAFQHCTEGVGLKYRTNGKLFNLRRLHAITHFTYLGSTLSXAVSIDDEVNCRIAKASSAFGRLRSNIWERRGFSLPMKLKVYRAVVLPTLLYACETWTVYQSHARRLIHFHISCLRKLLKIRWQDKVPDTEVLTRASLLSVHTLLMRVQTRWAGHVVRMSDERTPKQLFYGELTQGKRSHGGQKKWFQDTLKTSLKSFKIN; from the exons ATGGAAAAACAGGAAGAGATGCAAGTCTGGACACAGGGGAAGAGACCAGGGGTGAAGAGATACATTGAGAGGCATCAGCATAAAGATG catacTGCGGCTGGTGGGGATCCCATAAAAGCGgtcgaacaaaaacaaaacttagagtgACACCGATCACCACTGGCACATGGAATGTGCACACGCTACTGGACAACATCACGGCAGACAGACcggagagaagaacagcacttgTCGCCAAAGAGCTCACACGctacaacattgacattgcagcccttAGCGAAACTCGCCTTGCTAAAGAAGGACATTTATCCGAGTCAGGCGGAGTCTATATATTCTTCTGGAGTGGCCGCAGCAGTGATGAGCGTCGTGAATCTGGAGTTGGCTTCGCCATCAAGAATCACCTTGTTTGGAAACTTGCCAGTCCCCACAAGGGTGTGAATGATCGTCTCATGACAATGCAGCTCccgcttcaaaaaggaaaacaagctactttgatCAGCGCATACGCTCCCACAATGACCAATCCAGAGAatgtgaaggataaattctaCGAAGAACTAGAAGCTCTGCTATCATCAGTGCACGGTacagacaagctgatcctgcttggcgATTTTAATGCAAGAGTCAGATGAGATgctgcagcctgggaaggagtcatcGGGAAAAACAATggcctgttactgctgaaaacttgtgcagcacatgaccttctgatcaccaataCGGTCTTCCGCCTCCCTACCCGTAACAGGACTTCGTGGATGCATCCCCAttccaagcactggcatctgatcaactatgtcatcatcaggagaagggacagacaagatgtcagggttacaaaagctCTGTGTGGCGCTGACTGTTGGATGGATCACAGGCTCAtagtatttaaaatgaagttCG tgGAAGACCTAAagaatgagcttgctgatcttcGTAATGAGGATGATGCTGAGAAAGACTGGGAGCGATTCCGCAACACTGTCCATATAGCTTCATCGAAG ggatccattctACATGAATTTAGAGATGTGTCCATTGtgcacctctataagaggaagggcaatcgccAGGTACGCGACAATCACCgtggaatctcgctgctctctacagTGGGGAAAGTTCTTGCACGGGTTCTGTTGAACCGATTGATCACTCACCCggagcagggcttactgccagaaCCACAGTGCGGCTTTGGAAAGGGACGTGGGCctattgacatgatcttcgctgcgcgtcagctacaggagaaatgtcaagagcagaatcgtgaactctacacaacttttgtggacctcacgaAAGCATTCGACTCTGTCAGtggccagggcctgtggaggatcatgtcgaaatttggctgtccagacagattcatacgaATGGTACGTCAGTTTCATCACAGTATGATGGCTCGTGTCCTGGATGAtggtgaaacatctgaggccttcccagtcaccaacggCGTTAAGCAAGGAtgtgttttagcacccactttgttcagcatgatattctctgccattctgactgatgcctttcaacactgcactgaaggagtaggcctgaagtacagaaccaatgggaaactattcaatctgaggcgactgcatgccatcacc cacttcacgtacctgggcagtaccctttcctgagcagtgtcaatcgatgatgaagtaaactgccgaattgctaaagccagctctgcatttggccgattgCGCTCCAACATCTGGGAACGTCGAGGGTTCAGCCTACCaatgaagctgaaggtctaccgagcagtggtgcttccaactctgctgtacgccTGTGAGACGTGGACTGTTTATCAgagtcatgcacgaaggctcaTTCACTTCCAtatttcctgtctgcgaaagcttctaaaaatcagatggcaggacaaagtgcccgatactgaagtccttaccagagccagtctgctgtcagttcacacactgctgatgagagtccagaccagatgggccggaCATGTCGTGAGAATGTCAGATGAGCGCACTCCTAAACAACTCTTCTatggagaactcacccagggaaagcgctcccatggaggacaaaagaagtggTTCCaggacacgctgaagacctctctgaagtccttCAAGATCAAC